The following proteins come from a genomic window of Corallococcus sp. NCRR:
- a CDS encoding J domain-containing protein, which translates to MADLYAVLGVAMTADAHDIRRAYLRQVRRYHPDRDPRPESAEHFLLIQAAYDELGDAAKRQRYDARNREAVRVTPSTPAPRCELNIPRGRMSVKVRMH; encoded by the coding sequence ATGGCGGACCTGTACGCGGTGCTTGGCGTGGCGATGACCGCGGACGCACACGACATCCGGCGCGCCTACCTGCGTCAGGTGCGCCGTTACCACCCGGACCGGGACCCCCGGCCGGAGTCCGCGGAACACTTCCTTCTCATCCAGGCGGCCTACGACGAGCTGGGCGACGCGGCGAAGCGCCAGCGCTACGACGCCAGGAACCGTGAGGCGGTTCGCGTCACTCCCTCCACCCCCGCTCCCAGGTGCGAGCTGAACATCCCCAGGGGGCGCATGAGCGTGAAGGTGCGAATGCATTGA
- a CDS encoding amidohydrolase family protein: MNTGASEPTDAIPRYILEGRVVTLNSQDEVIERGRVLIRGSRIVAVEPSGGPLPEAFRNAPRVDTGGTLYPGLIDLHNHFVYDVLTLWRVPKRYLNRTQWPRHADYATRISLPIRVLAGHAPSARAVVRYIEAKALLAGTTTGQGIRTRVSGGEALFRGAMRNVEEPRDDHLPAGSTRVMDLHDDAEDIESFREALKSRAAYFYHLGEGVDDYAHRRYVDLADHDLVQPSLIGIHSLGLQRPDLDRMATMGAKVVWSPFSNLLLYGQTLHLADLLGAGVTFSLGCDWSPTGSKNLLQELKVARHEAARQGVSLSAKALVRSVTADAARVTGWQTQLGTLRANALADLLVIAGTDGDPYDALISATEKEVRLVIVDGVARFGDRALMESLAFDPGHPTEPWTVDGVEKAFSLWTDDSPLNDVGFDAARALLEEAMADLPGFRHRMDRDERELLRPGEPRPFELVLDNEPQDVFATGPEASGFLSDLDRVAGRIMLDTPTVGGPAYWELLSAQVNLDDTLKQQLRSDYA, encoded by the coding sequence ATGAACACCGGAGCATCCGAGCCCACCGACGCCATCCCCCGCTACATCCTGGAAGGCCGGGTGGTGACGCTCAACTCCCAGGACGAAGTGATTGAACGGGGGCGCGTCCTCATCCGTGGCAGCCGCATCGTCGCGGTCGAGCCGTCGGGCGGCCCCCTCCCCGAGGCCTTCCGGAACGCGCCCAGGGTCGACACCGGCGGCACGCTGTACCCGGGGCTCATCGACCTGCACAACCACTTCGTCTACGACGTGCTCACGCTGTGGCGGGTGCCGAAGCGCTACCTCAACCGCACCCAGTGGCCGCGCCACGCGGACTACGCCACGCGCATCTCCCTGCCCATCCGCGTGCTCGCCGGCCACGCGCCTTCGGCCCGCGCCGTCGTCCGCTACATCGAAGCCAAGGCGCTGCTCGCGGGCACGACCACCGGCCAGGGCATCCGGACCCGCGTGTCCGGCGGAGAGGCCCTCTTCCGGGGCGCCATGCGCAACGTCGAGGAACCGCGCGACGACCACCTGCCCGCGGGCAGCACCCGCGTGATGGACCTGCATGACGACGCGGAGGACATCGAATCCTTCCGCGAGGCCCTGAAGTCCCGCGCCGCGTACTTCTACCACCTGGGCGAAGGCGTGGATGACTATGCCCACCGCCGCTATGTCGACCTGGCGGACCATGACCTCGTCCAGCCTTCACTGATTGGCATCCACAGCCTGGGATTGCAGCGCCCGGACCTGGACCGGATGGCCACCATGGGCGCCAAGGTCGTGTGGTCCCCCTTCAGCAACCTGCTGCTGTATGGACAGACATTGCACCTCGCGGACCTGCTCGGCGCGGGCGTGACGTTCTCCCTGGGCTGTGATTGGTCCCCCACCGGCAGCAAGAACCTCCTCCAGGAGCTGAAGGTCGCCCGCCACGAAGCGGCGCGGCAGGGCGTGTCCCTGTCCGCCAAGGCCCTGGTGCGCTCGGTGACAGCGGACGCCGCCCGGGTCACGGGCTGGCAGACCCAGTTGGGCACGCTCCGCGCCAACGCGCTCGCGGACCTGCTGGTCATCGCGGGCACGGACGGCGACCCCTATGACGCGTTGATCTCCGCCACGGAGAAGGAGGTGCGCCTGGTCATCGTGGACGGCGTGGCCCGCTTCGGGGACCGCGCGCTGATGGAATCCCTCGCCTTCGACCCGGGCCATCCCACCGAGCCCTGGACCGTCGACGGCGTCGAGAAGGCCTTCTCCCTGTGGACGGACGACTCCCCGCTCAACGACGTGGGCTTCGACGCGGCGCGCGCCCTCCTCGAAGAGGCCATGGCGGACCTGCCGGGCTTCCGGCACCGGATGGACCGCGACGAGCGCGAACTGCTACGCCCCGGCGAGCCCAGGCCCTTCGAGCTCGTGCTCGACAATGAGCCGCAGGACGTCTTCGCCACCGGCCCCGAGGCCTCCGGGTTCCTCAGCGACCTGGACCGGGTGGCCGGACGCATCATGCTCGACACGCCCACCGTGGGCGGACCGGCCTACTGGGAGCTTTTGTCCGCGCAGGTCAACCTGGATGACACGCTGAAACAGCAACTGAGGTCGGACTACGCGTGA
- a CDS encoding VOC family protein: MSDENPSILSHVSIGTNDFARAVAFYDAILTPLGCRRVLEFPNAVAYGRQFPEFWVQAPIDGKPATVGNGTHFCFIATSKQAVDAFHQAALKAGATDDGAPGPRPLYGPPYYGCFVRDPDGHKVEANFWDTSLGGHEGA, translated from the coding sequence ATGAGCGACGAGAACCCGAGCATCCTGTCCCACGTCTCCATTGGCACGAATGACTTCGCGCGCGCCGTGGCCTTCTACGACGCGATCCTCACGCCGCTGGGCTGCCGGCGGGTGTTGGAGTTCCCGAACGCGGTGGCCTATGGCCGCCAGTTCCCGGAGTTCTGGGTCCAGGCGCCCATCGACGGAAAGCCCGCCACCGTGGGCAATGGCACGCACTTCTGCTTCATCGCCACGTCGAAGCAGGCGGTGGATGCCTTTCATCAGGCGGCCCTCAAGGCGGGAGCCACCGATGACGGCGCCCCCGGCCCGCGCCCCCTGTATGGCCCGCCCTACTACGGGTGCTTCGTGAGGGATCCGGACGGCCACAAGGTCGAAGCGAACTTCTGGGACACGTCGCTCGGCGGCCACGAAGGCGCCTGA
- a CDS encoding tellurite resistance TerB family protein, with amino-acid sequence MSSEYPQEQLLAFVQAMANVAASDGRVTEEERQQLDEVVLNIGLSPRDPQVAALIEAEFQKPGRLSDIVTKIEIRELRASLLRMLVEVACADGALADEERASVKEAASTFGYDASVADELITWTLDSIQLDQRERDIMAKLL; translated from the coding sequence ATGTCGAGCGAGTACCCCCAGGAGCAGTTGCTGGCGTTCGTCCAGGCCATGGCCAACGTGGCGGCGAGCGACGGCCGTGTCACCGAGGAAGAGCGCCAGCAGCTCGACGAGGTGGTGCTGAACATCGGCCTGTCACCCCGCGACCCGCAGGTCGCCGCGCTCATCGAAGCGGAGTTCCAGAAGCCCGGCCGGCTCTCCGACATCGTCACCAAGATTGAAATCCGCGAGCTGCGCGCCTCCCTGCTGCGCATGCTCGTCGAGGTGGCCTGTGCCGACGGAGCGCTCGCGGACGAGGAGCGCGCGTCGGTGAAGGAGGCCGCCAGCACCTTCGGCTACGACGCCTCGGTCGCCGACGAGCTCATCACCTGGACGCTGGACTCCATCCAGCTCGATCAGCGTGAGCGCGACATCATGGCGAAGCTGCTCTGA